atcttgtcggctctccgttttgccgaggtaaggtcaagtgaatgaccacgctgggatcctgtatgcgtgtttcggagacacggCATACATCAATGCTACGAGATTCTAGAGTCCCAGCCAATGACGTCTACTGGCCGACTTGACATTGGGTACGTCCGTTAAAGGcttcaatgtgtagtttggagcgtggtttcagtagacctgggacaatgttttgcgcactagaatcgttggctatggtgacccTTGATGAGGGAGTCGAAAGAGggagtttagaggtgaaagtcgatgtaggaagAATAATAGGAACTGAAGAGGGAGGtcgattatgaatacagtggtcttgagtgctgttagaggtgtGAGGGCGGTTGTAATTTcacggttgcccacaccgtgaaagAGTTCTTccggaggtacctgaaaaggaaattggattagaggtggtcttattAACCTGAGCGCATGGCCGCTGTTcccaagggacaactacttgaggttggtcacacacgacctctttatgagtaatttttgtgttagcccCGTACTCGTTGAGAAATTATCGCCAGAgatggatatccgtgggataaggtgaggtgtgcatttttagggtcgaccttttctaaccccacccctccttgtgggaaggcagcatcgctgtcatgctggttgtctgaaggaaacaccttactgccgtcaaacctctgtacagtcagtagtacgacttctccttcggaccttgggtttgttgctttaaTCTTACTGTTCATCAACCGACCTGCCCGGCATAGTAAGACCTttaggaacgattgttccagccagtatagctcgattgcttcatcatgataggcaagcccaaccaccacgtcaaggtagcaacaacggtctaGTTGAATACATATTCCAGTTAAAATACTACTAGTGTGTAGTGTGATATTTATTCGTCTCAATTATTAGGATGTCGCACTAAATACATGTACTCTGTGTCTAGGATTTTTAGTGTCACACAGAAAATAAACGTAAACAACCCAGTGTTAAGCAAGTAAAAAATGTAAATGTTCAGTGAAAAGTACACTGGTTACATTTGTTGTTATTGGATAGCAAAATTTTCATGAAGTTTTCTGATTACTTCCATCATAGACAATAAGTAAGATGTAAATAATATTCACCCCATAATGATATTCGTTAAGACGTACACTTCCGAAGCCTTTTTTAATCTGATTTCTGGCTGCTATTGAAGGTAGATTGATCAACTGATAATCTCCCTCGGATGCTCAACTTGTCACACTCCCTAACAAATCAGAAAGAGGTAATCTACAAAACTggtataaattattaaaatgaccAAAATGAACATGGGATGACTGAGAAACTAATGACGAGTAACAAAATGTTCAAAATATGAGCAAAAATAAATGTGGTAAATGTATTTGTACTATTGACGTCAACTTTAGTATGTTACTTAATGTTCAAAACCACTGACTAATATCGCTTCGGTGACGTCATCTGTGAAGTTTGTACTATTCAGAAAAGAAGTCAATCACTTTACCAACTATTATTATATCTTCGTTTAGTCTACCTTAACTTATTTTTCACCTGGCCTTGTTTCGCTTAATTCACTATCTCATATTCGTCTATAAAGTAACTTGGCATGCAAAGCATGTAACGCAACCTGCCTAATAAGCATAAATCGGTGAAATTGTTCAGTGACTTCCTCTTACTGTCTAAAACCTTTCGTTTAACTTTGAAAGCGCTTAGTCTATGGTCCCACAGCATGCAAACAAAATTTGTATAGTAGTTATGTTTATAATTTACTCTTATCTGTCAACCTTGGTATCAGTGTGTGGTATACTCCACTTGACAGGCTGTCGGCTATCTCACCTTTGCCTTTCGTAATTGAAGTAGTATGGGAAATCCCAACTGAACCTGTGACCAGATAAATTCGTTCAACTAAAGCAAGCTTTGTATATGATATGTGATCTCTCACGTAGCGGGGATTATAATGTCATGTAATACAGTTAATTCTGCTTTAATCAGCACTTACATATAATATATATTCTATGATTTCTGTTCCATTTTTTGTATTCTAATGTTATAGGTTATTTCCGCTTATAATGTAGCAATTGGTTTAGCTCGTGGTCATTCAGTATTTCGTCTTTTAGAGAAACTATCAAATCGGTTAACTCATCTTTATCTAGCTGGACGTGTAACATGTTCCACTATATCATTATCAGGTCAACCATGTCAATATGAACTGCATCGCGTACCAGATGATTGCAATACTCTGAAGGTTATTTTGTCAACtatagataataagattaataaAGATTATACTGCTTTTAATTCTGATGGAAATTTACTATCCCAAAATCACTATCAACCACATTCTagtataaataaattacatagaACTGATTTAACACTTAAAGATGAATATATTATTCCTTTTGGTAAGTTGTTTTTGTAAACTAGtttgatgaaaataaattcactttcTATATTGTTATACATGTTACTAATTGTTCAGTTATGTAGACACAAACATTTCCCAACTAGCaattattgtttgcttgaataaCCAACCACATCAATCCCACTAATTAAGTTTCTTACACAGCCCAGATTTAGCGCTAATTATTTTAAGGTGTAGAGCAAACTATGTTGATTTTCATCCAGAAGAGAAATTTAAAATCTGTGTTTCCAGTTACATAACAAGCAGTTAGAGTATTTCCATCACTACAGAGAAGGTAGATTGGGTACATTAAACCTTGATCAAATGAAAACTTGAACCAATTAAATTTTCTATTTCGTAATTGCAATTCAACTGAAAAAGAAGTAATTTAACGTTTTTATGTCGTTAGAAAAATGACACACTCaacatttatattttgtttataagtATCAAATCTGTCAATTAATACGAGTGAAAATATGAGTATCAAATATCCTATAAAACCGTAATTTTCAATCTTAATGCCTGCTTTCCTGAGCCAAAATTCTTCTTGGCCCTGAAATCCATATCTGTTCCCATAACCTATGTTTTTTACTCATCGATTTCTTGGCCTCGTGTTCCTTTGTTCCTTACTTCCTAGTggttgcccccaaatgccctggtacggccgagagtggggagagtcctctctccctctcgaaatactcttacatggccacgcgtatatagcctgtGCTAGggatgtcctactcactgccttctcgtggcaggggtgttttttacgaaaatgagaggacgaaaagcgaatgtccggcactttaactgggttggtggacatggagaatccatctaggggagttggaaaaccctgattccaaaccaatggtgcacatgggctccagtatccttaagaaaaaaatggcatatgaaccaatcgttggtcacctgctaccatgggaatgcatctcctcacgatgctccactgccttctggattagaccttcagatcgaaagctccgtgtgtggcccccctaagaaaatcacctgcttcggtttgagcactcgggcagtatcatgGCCCtaacacatatcaaatgagatttgtgtggcgcatatgtatttggtgcctccttgtaccattatatgtgttaaaataaataaacaaataaatcctAGTGGTTACCTGCAAGTTTAAATGATTTTCTGTTTAGTGTTTTTTAGCATTTGTTAATCCTATACCCACTCCTTCAGTCTGTTACCTGGACTGGGAATAGACAGTAAACCTAAAACGGTTCCAAATGTTTACTTACGAGTAATATGCATAATGTCTACTTAGTAATAACATGAGATCTATTACTGATGATCGGTCTTCATATTTTCATAACGCTTGGGTGTTAATAAAAGTCTCAACCGCATTTCGTTAGGTTACCTTAGACTAATACCAACCAAATATTCAAAGCACACGTATGTCAACTGAAACATTTGATTCTGAAATTGCACTCTGTTTGTTATTcagtttcttttatttcttaattattCTATAGCTTTTTTGCAGATGATTTCATTAACTATGTTTACAATTCTTCTATATAATAATTAGGCCTCAGTGGTAAATGGAAACGGTATTGGATAGAATGCGCCATTAAAGGTTtcaccaataacaataatagtagtcTATCATATCAGAAATTGTTAAATgagaaacaaacaaatgataCTTTAAATTCGGATAATCCAGATCAACATTTAGCTGTTATGCCACATCGGTCTGATGTAATAATGATAAGTTCATGCGGTTGTGGTCGTCAACAAGCTGAAAGATCAGATCCATTTGATTATAAAGAAGCTAATTGGCGATTTTATCATATATTATCTAATATTTGTTGTAATAAGGTAGGAAGTTTTAATAACATTTACATTAGCTCTAATGCTTTTTGTCTCATACATCGACTCTTCAGCACATCAAAAGGATTATTCTCATCTTAGAGTCCTTTACGATCTCTCTGAAACTTCCTTTTTTGGACTTTTAGTTAAGTGACTTAAACATCTGACTTTGGACTATTAATTCTTATCTAACCCTACATTAAAATTCCAAGTCTATTATATTACTTTCTGAGCTTATAATTGAAATCAGTGGTCAAATTGTATTATGTAGGTAGTCAGTAGAAACCAACTACTTTGTAATCAGATATTGACAAATTACTGAAATATAGTGTACAATGCTGACCGCCTATGAAATTCTCAAATATTTTCTGAGTTGTGTTCAAATATTCTCTGACATAAGAATCTCTCTGCTCTTCCGAATTTCCTATTATTCCAAGTCCCAGTAAGCAGAGGAAGGATGAACGGAGTAAATAATTATCTAAATAATACCTGTATTTACCGTTTCACATGGGATGACCAAACTAACAACCAAAAAATGTACTACAATATCGGACCTTTTGGAGTATTACTCTGAAACCTCAAATCCAATCCAGGTATCTGGGCTAGCTAGGTACTGTACGATAATCTTAGTCTATGGTTATTCAATATAGATCCTATGACTCAAAATCTGTTGGGACAGCTCAATAGCATTCATTCTATACCTGTCTTTAAATTCTAAAACTATTGTTTTTCAGTTTTGGGATTCCTCTAACTCATTCCTCATGATACATATTTCTTGTTAGACTTTCCACTGGAATTAATCTTATTACTTCGAATTCTTAGCTTTTCACCTTGTTGACTCGACGAAACTCGTTGTCATCTGTTTTGGTTACTGTAGAACGAATAAGTTTTTATCAAGCAAAAATTTTTCTCGAACGAGGACAAGACTCAAGCCATCATATCATAGATCCACAACTTACTACacaaattatttttgataaGATTAATATTCTTTTAACCACCATACAATAAGTGTAATTCAAAGCTCAATACGTTAACCTGTACGTAGTTAAAACTTCGTACAATAATTAGTGGTGAGTAAATTTTGTGAAATTGTTTCTATGGATATCCAATTTCTAatagtgtatccaatgtcacaCAACTTTTTTAACACCGTTTTACAAATGTTGTTTACAATCATACAGATCACACTTGTACTATGTGCTCAGTGTTGAGATGCACTGCGTACACTACAGTAGAATTAGTGTCTTccaataatttttaattgtaGTAAAAATATATCCTGAATATACGTAATGATTTCGAATACTTTCCCTCGTCGTATGATAATTAGTATGTATAACACAATTTCcaaaatggtggtctaacatcaatcggttcatgatctcagtcaaaaatcCAAAAAAACAGTTACGTTAAGTTATCTATTGGTGCATGTGTGCCAGTAAGTAGTTATTTGTTGTAATACTCTACATATATTAGACCTTGTCTTCATAGTACAGTCCCTACCTAATTACACACTATTATCGAAGTCGTCCATAGACTTTTTGAAGTGTCCGTTTCTCAGGTATTCATACCTCTAACTAAATCACATTTACTGAACAGCTATCGATGTTGTGCTTTTTTGTATCAGACAAAAAATTTCCCCCACTTATCTATTCCAAAGACAGTAATTCGGTTTTAAGCTCACACAAACTAATCCGTATCTCAGTCTTCACCGATTAACGAAATTCTGAGATAACCCACTTAAAATACAATTGTCATTGATTCAAATTGATTGATTCCAAGTTATAGTATGTTCTAGTTGAATTGTTAGGAAATAAGCGCTAATTTTGCAAGCtgatttaagtaaataaatttttaattgaaCTCTTGCCTGTCGCATCATAGTTAAATCGAGTTGTATAGAACTGGTTAAAGTGTGATATGTCGAACATCTTTCCGTTAATTTAGTGGGTAAATGTTATATATCGGATTTTGACTAAAGATTTCAACACTTTGGAATTAGCTGAAACTGCCCATATGACTGTATCAGTGTAGCGTAGCCTAACATGTGAAATAAAGACCAAAAATACGGCCAGGgattgaaatgaaatatctaATATAAAACACTTGTCTTGTACGTGAAGTGGAAAATGGTCAAAGGTGTTGAATGCAAAATACTGTATGAACACTGAAAACGTTCCAAATAACCTCAAATTGAAGTATTACCACGAAAATCTATGGAGTTTGTAAACTGATCAGTTAATTCATTATAGTCATTTAAATATTAAGCAGCTTATGATATTTAAATGTTATCGTTATTAACTGTTTTAATTTGAATTGTTGGTTTCTTTATTTCCTTTTCTTAATACGTATATCCAAATATGATAACTCACTAGTTAACGAATATTCCATTATCACCACAAATTTTGTCTGATCCACGTCATACTTTTTGTCTGCCAAATGAAAATCATGTTGTAACGTCATCACCAAGTCATCGAACTAACACGAAAGTATTCAATGAAAAAGCAGTATGCATTCTAACAAAACCCAAAAAGGATACAGCATCATCACCATCCCCCCCACCTCCATCATCTCTTGTAAGTCGAGCTCAAAAGTTAACAAAAAATCATTCAACGAATAATGATGATGAAGCAGATACCGATGCAGATGTCGATCTTTCACAGCCTGAAGATaatgacttattattattattatcagccgATTCTGATCATTCAAATTCAAGTGAAATGATGAATAGAAAGTCGACCGATGATGGATCAGATGATTCGAGAAATGACAAATACATTGATACTGTCAATGATTTATGTGagttgttcttttttctttatttctaatAACAAATTCATGTGACTATAAATTTAGGTGGCTATATGTTTAATTTATGTTGATTTGTCTAACGTTCcttttgtgttgatgcttactTTATTATCCCATGTCCCTAGAATTTAGACGACAACGGAGTATTATTAGTCATTATAAACATTTAGGAACTTCTGCTACTTGTCTTTAATTTTCCATTCTCATCACATGTTTCTCGTGTTTGATTTAGGAGTTGTTAAAGATACTATGTACTGAATATTTTCAATCATCTTTATCATACATAATCAATTTTGAATTAAAGCCATTAAGTAGATTATCCTTATTACACTGCCATCATGCAATAAAATACAGTTGTTATGTATTACTAAGACCAATATCCAGTTGTGCTGCCATCTCAAAAGTAGCAATGACTTTCCTTTAAATCACAGTAATAGATCCTACTGACATCATGAATGACTGTGTTTACTTGATAATTATAGTCAGAATAATCAAACATTAAATTCTGTAAATTTGTGTCATACTGATGGTCAGAATCAAAATCGCACCTCTAAGTGAAAATCAGCAATATTCAATCCTTaaaattgatttaaaaaaatatctacCACGCAACCAAACAGTGAATATAATATGGTGCTTAAGCTCAATTACGAGAAAAAGCTGCTCCTAATGCAGATTGTGTTATAAAGTACCTAATGTGATTCAACGCATAGTCAAGTGCGTTTATGTAGCTAGATATTATTCTCCCACTCTGACGCATGACtttaaacatcaactctaagtGAACAAAAGGGTTGGAAAGCATCATtgcattataactgatatcagctagTGACGAAAACTCAATATTTATAACCCCAACTCGTGGTGTGTAAACTTGACATTTTTTCGCTTACCACAATACATAGTTTAATGTGTAAAGGTTAATTAATCATATCGAAACCGTTATTCGAATTTTTTACTACTTTCTACAATTGTTTTATAACTAAGCTATGTTTCTTGATTGGCTAGTAAGTAGAGCAACATCGTCAGCATAGTATACTTTCGCCTTGATTTCTGTGTAACGTAACGTTGTTGTTTAATCTTAATACATTTATTCCAGCTGGAAGCTGTTCATCACCGAATCCATCTGAACTATCCAACACATCAGATTCAATTGTTCCTTTACAAAATGACCTAGTACAACAAACAgctgaaattaaaaataatgaacatgttgGTGTACCTGCTCACCAATCACCATCttcacaatcaaaaataaaTGTATCAAATTCTGCCAGAGTTGATAATATTCATTCAAGTGATTCAATGCCTTTATATCCTGCTGTATTTCGTGATGGTGTACCGAATACTAATTGGTTTGTTGGTGATTTACCACTTTACCCCTCATGGTCTATCTATGCACTTGGGAAATATTTCAGTTATTCTCATTCTTCCGGTAATTTCTACATTCCTCATTACATAATTTGtttttgatgtttatttatCACTGTACACGAAAGATTATGTATAATTTAGTTTATTGAAACTTATTTATTCAAGTCTACTAACTTCCCTCAGCTTAAACGTTTGTTTGAATCCATATtactttgatggagttttgtcctctgaccAAACAATCCAGCttggagaacaaaactccatcaaactCATCCACCTGAGTTACAAACCTTCTCCACCATCCATATTACTTAGTTTTGATTGTATTATCACAGTAACTTGGAATATAGTTCTTTGtactgaaatttattttcactAAATAATCAGTACACACATTTATTGAGAAAGTTACAGAGTTTTTCATCCATGTTCAATAAAATATGCATTGTCAAATGGGGTGGAAAAAGTTTCAGCTTCGTTACATCAGTCCAAGACACTAGATGTTTCTGAtgctataaaaaaataattaataaactcTAAGATAATCAGAAGTTTTGTTCAATTGCTTTCCTTCTTATCTTTAATTTAAAGAACTTCAGTCTATACTACAGTTATACATTACACTGGTCAGTGCATAAAGTAGAGTAATCTCATGTGTAATATTTTGTGGATTAATAGTTAGCGTTATTCTCATTATTGTCCGCTGTTATTGTGCCACTTAAGTGTAATAACTGGTTACTTTTATATATATGGCGTTTATAAGACGACaaaaaataacttttttatCTCATATAGGACTACCTTGCCGAGGATTTATGCGTAACAGTAATTTCTTACTTCCGTGGGATGTATccttaatgaataataataatgcacgGAATGGTTCGGAGCGTGGGCGTTTTAGTAAGTCCGCAAGAGGAAGATATCGAGGAGGTAGAACAGgtaatgaatattatcattatcactattattgttatattactTATTCAACAACTACATTATATAATTTGGATGCAATTTTACAATTGTGAGTCCATCATATATCATGTAAGATATTAGACATCTGATTggctttaaaaaaaactattgataTCAACAGTATTCTCTTGGAGTAAATAAGCAGTAAACAAGTATGATTTATCCTAGTGCAAGATTCTTTAGTACTATATTTTTAACCTACGAATCCACTTTGCAGCATATTGTTTATAATAACACCACTGCTGAAATCAGTTGGTTTAGATTTACAATTTCAATCTCTTTCCTTCTTGAACATAATTTACTGTAGTATATTTTGTTGGTTATCATTTGTGAGAATACTTGGTTAGTTTTAGAACTAATCAAAATGGTAACCATAGATAAAGTATCAATaattaatgaaaaacaaatcaatatgatatttacatatttttcaACATTTCAAGCAACAAAATACAACTAATCACTGTTCTATACGACGTGGATAACACATATTAAATATGACCATGGTAAATGAAAATGGTATATTTGTAACATGCTactgagtagaaaaattaatttttctgaACTTTCATTGCTCAGTGTAAGCCAATTCTTCAGAAAAGATATATATTAGTAGCAACCTAACCTGTTctcaaattatttgaaatttccAAGTCagaccttggtaatgatatttACATAATAGCCTTTATCAATCCATTTGCAGTTCTTATGTAATGTAACTAAGTAACCAGATCTATGAAGAGTACATGTGAAAAGTCTAACAGTATCTCGCGTCTTTCGTGAGAAGATAAGATTACTTTCACTGGATAGTCCATATTGTTCCCTTGCAATAAAGATCTTTTGAATCTAGAGATCTAAGTTGATAAAATGATATGAAAAAAAAGTGTTGTCACGAATTTATTTTCTCTATTAATCAGTCTTAACCAGAGTAAAAGCTGGGATATATGCGCTCGGCTCTTGGTAAATAATTCTCTTCCAGTAATATTTATTCGACACGTTTGATTTGTTGAATGTCTTGAGAGCTCGTCATTTTGAGTAACATCAGTAATCACTTCGTTTGCTGTTAGTTGGAAATATTATAAATACTTGATGTTCTAAAAATGTAAAGCTTAAAATGAATGTTTAATTTCAGACTGAGACTACAGTTACTAAAATTTTTTTCTATCGCTTCATTATATCCATACAGAATCAGATACAGTGAAATTATTTATTGGTTTTGAAATGGAATGTCCAATGGGTCATCGATTCTTCATCACTGGCACGGACCGAATTATGGATGGCCCAATGCAAAGCAGTCAAGTTCGACGAGCCGTTCACTCATTGTTAACACGTGATCTACCTATTTTCATGCCATGCCAGTGTCATCACCCAACCTCACATGTATTGCTCGGTAATACACGTCATTCCACTAATCCTACTAGTGAATGGGATGTAGGTGGTAATACTAGTACAATGAAATCATCTAATTATACAAAAAATTCAACTGTCATGGCACAGTTATCACGAATATATTTAGCTATACCAGCTGCTCCTATTCAAGTTCGTTTTCAACCATGTATACGACCGGGACCAACAAAACTTACTCCAATCTTTCACCTAGGACATACATTAGATCAATGCTGTGATAAAAAATTGGATAGTGTAATAGATCCAGATTATGATCAAAGTCATCCAGTTGATGATGATAGTTATTTTTATGAAGATCGTATAAAATCTAGCACAAATTTACATTCGGATACCGTTCGTAGTGAGAAATATCAATCACCAGGTTATGTTACATTAGACAATGGATATTTGTGGGTTATCCGGTTACCGTATCCTTACATCGTATTAATTATTGATAACTTTTTTTCCAAGAGTTCACAAGGTTCTCccaaatgattttttaaaatgttgttATGATGATACAATTAATTGATGAAGGGTAATTAGTTTGTAGAACCGATACTCGAATTTCGAACAAATACttatgaagataaaagaaactACTGGGTCAACTGACTGAATATAAATTAGAGAATGAAAGCTGTTATTTATACACAAAGTTGTTGAGATCATAACCCCGACTAGTGAAGAGTAATGTACTAGTGATTTGAGTAGCATTTTATTTGTAGATAACGTAATAATTTTGTCTCTCAGCCtgaaatatcaataaaaaaaatcttCAAAATGTGATCTATATGATTGACCTGTATACACTTTGACTACATTACTTGCAGTACACATTATGCGTGACACAAATCCTAGTCTTTCTTTTCATCATGTAACAAGCTGTTGTGTGCATGACTTACATATCACAGTACTTAAAAATAAACGCTTGGAGATAAGTGTATTTTAATATGTTTATGACGGTTTTAAGAATCTTAACAAGAATCTGACCATCATCTACAGTACAACTTCATAAAGATTGAGAATGCACTTCGTCTTCCCTTAGATCAGCTGAcattatttgatttaattttgaATGCCTATTAGCTATTTCTGATTGCTTTCGTCTGAGCTCATCGTGTAGTTCTGTCACACTTGATAATCTACCGAGTATTTTTCATCTGTGTAAAGTATTCATAGAATTCTCTACAATCAAATCCTTCGAATACTTGAATCCTAATTGGTTCACGTCTCATTTGTAATGTGCTCATTTTTTAAACGTGGAGTTCCTAATAGTTGGTTTATTTACAAGCAGATATTAGACAAACCGATAGTCGAGTAACACCAGCTAACCATGGATACACGTAGGCTGGCAACTGCAGTAATATGAAATCATTAATTTCGCTGTAGACATTTAATTATAGCTTTCATATTCAGCAGTTAAATTCTAGGACTTTAGGTCATGAATTCTTGAAAATGTTAAGCAGATTTGGATCtcatatgatcacactaaatgGAAATTGTTATACGGGATTTTAGCTTATGATATTGGCATACTCTGTAATATGACAGAACGTTTTATTAAGCCCTACTAAAATGACTATGGTGCGAACTGGAACATCCGTTATTAACGGCCTTGTATCTGAATCCACAATTCAACCAGCAAGCTGGTCTCTTGTGGAATCGTTTTATTTCACAAACCGTTTTTTAGCTGAAAAAATGTGACCCTCCTTAACATCTTTATAAtaatgttgtttttttcttaaaaatacaAGTCTTGCCTATCATGATGGAACGAAACTCTATCCGAAACCATTGTATCCAAGTGATTGCAATGAGTGGAAATTATTAAAAGGATGTATAAAACTTGTAGCATAAAAATGCCCACCAAATGTATTTACTATGTGCAAATTAATTCTTTGATTTTTCAGAAAAATACATGttcttttttattgtatttctaTATCTTCGTTGGATATGCATATTTAGTTATATATGTAGTTGTACTAGGTTATACTACTATTTTGTCTTAATGGTTAGTATCAGTCAATACATTTAATCTGAGTTACATGAAAACAGTTACCTAAATACTCATGtttcaataaattataatttttaccACAAAGTTCATTAAATAAGTATAGAATTCACGCGATATATTTAATCATCGAACTGTTCGTTTAAAACTGCTTAATTCATACAAAGTAAAGCATGAATGAAGTAGGATAGT
The genomic region above belongs to Schistosoma haematobium chromosome 2, whole genome shotgun sequence and contains:
- the SMG8 gene encoding Protein smg8 (EggNog:ENOG410VEGT~COG:S~BUSCO:EOG091G04FV) translates to MELLFKGCDKDHEIWEKSLKRYDYTLLKVLYFLFVVSHFIVITSIGTNINPDFIRIFKLLDKMRLLMRHPIDIYTRDLPLPRDWLNNGRASIPRLLFVFKMMPAQAKMIKNWKLVRQLEQNIVTQIFNTFYETGLVSNISTNQLLMLPGHNFVHVLLENEESKEGSKQRTSREDISQEYFEFILKNINHISDMSTDKIPNLFGSYTFLSTDSNDSVRSTSPPSPRNFPAPDQPAQHNLSSFLHLHVESMIDQASNKNSSFGQATVAYELPTCKSWFMACYRIYTSLISDEHLNTVPTPEMTTNQNDSSSRIGSGGAVVSLSQSWHNALISILCPTLHTSTLSIAQKQTSQKSVTQEEEEVLLTSDYNNPWSTIDPINRLSTIRYRPATSAAENHYKQDLPVHYSCTYHIIKVISAYNVAIGLARGHSVFRLLEKLSNRLTHLYLAGRVTCSTISLSGQPCQYELHRVPDDCNTLKVILSTIDNKINKDYTAFNSDGNLLSQNHYQPHSSINKLHRTDLTLKDEYIIPFGLSGKWKRYWIECAIKGFTNNNNSSLSYQKLLNEKQTNDTLNSDNPDQHLAVMPHRSDVIMISSCGCGRQQAERSDPFDYKEANWRFYHILSNICCNKLTNIPLSPQILSDPRHTFCLPNENHVVTSSPSHRTNTKVFNEKAVCILTKPKKDTASSPSPPPPSSLVSRAQKLTKNHSTNNDDEADTDADVDLSQPEDNDLLLLLSADSDHSNSSEMMNRKSTDDGSDDSRNDKYIDTVNDLSGSCSSPNPSELSNTSDSIVPLQNDLVQQTAEIKNNEHVGVPAHQSPSSQSKINVSNSARVDNIHSSDSMPLYPAVFRDGVPNTNWFVGDLPLYPSWSIYALGKYFSYSHSSGLPCRGFMRNSNFLLPWDVSLMNNNNARNGSERGRFSKSARGRYRGGRTESDTVKLFIGFEMECPMGHRFFITGTDRIMDGPMQSSQVRRAVHSLLTRDLPIFMPCQCHHPTSHVLLGNTRHSTNPTSEWDVGGNTSTMKSSNYTKNSTVMAQLSRIYLAIPAAPIQVRFQPCIRPGPTKLTPIFHLGHTLDQCCDKKLDSVIDPDYDQSHPVDDDSYFYEDRIKSSTNLHSDTVRSEKYQSPGYVTLDNGYLWVIRLPLAYHDGTKLYPKPLYPSDCNEWKLLKGCIKLVA